In one Butyrivibrio proteoclasticus B316 genomic region, the following are encoded:
- the murI gene encoding glutamate racemase: MKIGIFDSGIGGLSVLHEAYHRLPGQEYIFYADTDHVPYGTKTPEQIVEFAIDNAQFLIDKGAEALVVACNTATSVAIKELRSRFDIPILGMEPAVKPAVEGTDDKRIMVIATPVTIREDKLKDLLHRVDEEHRVDLLAMPRLVEFAEKEQFDTEEVVGYIRGRFANFDPTDYCALVLGCTHFNYFKPVLEDFFGKDTLLVDGNYGTVHHLADVLGLEMNSDQDTEVYFDDYHKMLDEYKTEYYFSKNFISDENTLEHLKRLHNRLEEVRKI, translated from the coding sequence ATGAAAATAGGAATTTTTGATTCTGGAATAGGTGGATTATCCGTATTACATGAGGCTTACCACAGACTTCCGGGGCAAGAATACATATTTTATGCAGATACTGACCACGTTCCCTATGGAACCAAGACTCCGGAGCAGATAGTGGAGTTTGCTATTGATAATGCACAGTTTCTGATAGACAAAGGGGCAGAGGCACTTGTTGTAGCCTGTAATACTGCTACGAGCGTCGCTATCAAGGAACTCAGAAGCCGCTTCGATATTCCGATACTTGGAATGGAACCGGCAGTTAAGCCTGCAGTAGAAGGCACAGACGATAAGCGGATAATGGTGATCGCGACACCTGTCACAATAAGAGAGGATAAACTTAAAGACCTGCTCCACAGAGTAGATGAAGAGCACAGAGTGGATCTTCTGGCTATGCCAAGGCTGGTAGAATTCGCAGAAAAAGAGCAGTTTGACACAGAGGAAGTAGTAGGTTATATTAGAGGTCGTTTTGCAAATTTTGATCCGACAGATTATTGTGCACTTGTTCTTGGATGCACACATTTTAACTACTTTAAGCCGGTTTTAGAGGATTTTTTTGGCAAGGATACTCTTCTTGTAGACGGTAATTATGGTACTGTTCATCATCTGGCAGATGTCCTTGGACTTGAAATGAATAGTGATCAAGATACTGAGGTGTATTTTGATGACTACCACAAGATGTTGGATGAGTATAAAACGGAATATTATTTTTCTAAAAATTTTATTTCGGACGAAAATACGCTGGAACACTTGAAAAGACTGCATAATCGCCTTGAAGAGGTCAGAAAAATTTGA
- a CDS encoding sugar kinase: protein MGDGRFDLITFGEIMLRLSPPNYERMTRGDVFDKRAGGSELNVASGVALLGLRTGIISRLPQNALGTFIKNRIRFEGVSDDYLIYDESPEARLGIYYYENGAAPRKPSIVYDRMNSSITRISLDEIPEDVYTSTRMFHTSGITLALNKNTCEVTTEMIRRFKEGGALVSFDCNYRANLWSEEDARAAIKNILPYVDILFVSEETSRRMMQKEGELKDIMKSYTLEYPVKVVCTTQREVISPRKHNFTSTIYDAQRDEFFTEKPYTNIDVIDRIGSGDAYVSGVLYGMLKYNDGQKALAYGNATSSVKNTIPGDLPASDLREIDSIIRNHQSDGPTSELNR from the coding sequence ATGGGAGACGGAAGATTTGACCTTATAACCTTTGGTGAGATAATGCTCCGACTTTCACCACCTAATTATGAGCGCATGACTCGTGGTGATGTGTTTGATAAGAGGGCTGGTGGCTCCGAGCTTAATGTAGCTTCAGGTGTTGCTCTTTTGGGGCTTCGCACAGGTATCATTTCAAGACTTCCTCAGAATGCCCTTGGTACATTTATCAAGAACAGGATCAGATTTGAAGGTGTTTCAGACGATTATCTTATCTATGATGAATCTCCTGAGGCCAGACTTGGAATTTATTATTACGAGAATGGCGCTGCTCCACGTAAGCCTTCAATCGTATATGATCGTATGAATTCATCCATCACCAGAATATCTCTCGACGAGATTCCTGAAGATGTATACACTTCCACCAGAATGTTCCATACAAGCGGTATTACGCTTGCTCTTAACAAGAACACTTGTGAAGTCACAACAGAGATGATCAGACGCTTTAAGGAAGGCGGAGCACTTGTTTCTTTTGACTGCAACTACAGAGCAAATCTGTGGAGCGAAGAAGATGCCAGAGCAGCTATCAAGAACATCCTTCCATATGTTGATATTCTCTTTGTTTCAGAAGAGACCTCGAGACGCATGATGCAAAAAGAGGGCGAGCTCAAGGATATAATGAAGAGCTACACTTTAGAATATCCGGTTAAGGTTGTATGCACTACTCAGAGAGAGGTTATCAGCCCTCGCAAGCACAACTTTACATCAACAATTTATGATGCCCAGCGCGACGAGTTCTTTACAGAAAAGCCTTATACAAATATTGATGTTATAGATAGAATTGGATCAGGTGATGCCTATGTATCCGGCGTTCTCTATGGAATGCTCAAATACAACGATGGTCAGAAAGCCCTTGCCTATGGTAATGCCACATCAAGTGTCAAGAATACCATTCCAGGAGATCTTCCTGCTAGTGATTTAAGAGAAATTGACAGCATCATCAGAAACCATCAGTCCGACGGCCCTACAAGCGAGCTCAACCGCTGA
- the trxA gene encoding thioredoxin, with product MDYSLNSQNFEEEVLKSKVPVLVDFSADWCGPCKMMAPVIDELAGEYEGEMKIGKINVDQSPDIAQKYNVMSIPMFAFFKNGEVIETAVGALNKAKLQGIIDKVLA from the coding sequence ATGGACTACAGTTTAAACAGTCAGAATTTCGAAGAAGAAGTTTTAAAGAGCAAAGTTCCGGTACTCGTTGATTTTTCCGCGGATTGGTGCGGCCCCTGCAAGATGATGGCACCTGTTATCGATGAACTTGCCGGCGAATATGAAGGCGAGATGAAGATTGGCAAGATCAATGTTGATCAGTCTCCTGACATAGCTCAGAAGTACAATGTAATGTCAATTCCGATGTTCGCGTTTTTCAAGAACGGTGAAGTTATTGAGACAGCAGTTGGTGCACTGAATAAGGCTAAATTACAAGGAATTATAGATAAAGTGCTGGCCTAA
- a CDS encoding GGDEF domain-containing protein codes for MRKRSYFLLVSIILFTILAGCLNYVFTYKPEYPWIPLEDGWTVQYRNEQYVNTDLEQLGKDIGPILEKGDTLTLNRVIPLSNIDAPFPAIVFKTQFSAYEIYLDNKLIHDNNTDKVSGIDFLGIGFNFVNLPLDFAGKKLSIKLYITENNTRSDILTPLLGNFDDLYRIVLHSALIPAFTSIFLIVFGIVFLIISLVFYLKSSGISTQVICSVLSTILGFWMLNFYDVADFYVSPSFATFVEFSALYLLAPLLYIFLHILHKRQKNSVVLFLCACSSAFAILFIVLHLLNIVHIHHFQVPYYFMSAIGLVMLIIYVYKDLHYKSKNLSRFILMLGLCTIVTTLLIYEITSALKLFVDYRQASVLSMLVSLGALFFVICQLLNHFIFMTRMFAQRKEYASLTQIAYIDNLTDIPNRVSCDKRLLELADTTSDYCILSLDLNGLKEVNDNSGHPAGDRLLKSFSAALKEVFEGTGEYFRVGGDEFLVLFTSIEKDVLDGMLMTLDAKLLKLDEEDPEANHSVSYGYAYSSEAPEHDTHTVYMLADQRMYEYKRKYYSHLTTR; via the coding sequence ATGCGTAAAAGATCATACTTCCTGCTTGTTTCTATCATCCTTTTCACAATTCTGGCTGGTTGTCTTAATTATGTTTTCACTTATAAGCCTGAATATCCCTGGATTCCACTTGAAGATGGTTGGACAGTCCAGTATAGAAATGAACAATATGTAAATACCGATCTCGAACAGCTAGGCAAAGATATAGGGCCCATTCTGGAAAAGGGCGACACCTTAACTCTGAACCGTGTTATCCCCCTTTCAAATATTGATGCCCCTTTTCCTGCAATAGTTTTCAAAACTCAATTTAGTGCCTACGAAATATATCTTGATAATAAGCTAATTCATGACAATAATACTGATAAAGTTTCCGGTATTGATTTTCTGGGAATAGGATTTAACTTCGTTAATCTGCCATTAGATTTTGCAGGAAAAAAACTATCTATCAAACTTTATATTACTGAAAACAACACACGTTCAGATATTCTTACTCCTCTTCTTGGTAACTTTGATGATCTGTACAGGATAGTTCTGCATTCAGCTCTGATTCCTGCATTTACTTCCATTTTTCTGATAGTGTTTGGTATTGTATTCCTGATAATCTCACTAGTCTTCTACTTAAAATCATCCGGAATATCAACACAGGTAATATGTTCTGTTTTAAGTACTATTCTCGGATTCTGGATGCTAAACTTTTATGATGTGGCTGATTTTTATGTTTCTCCCTCTTTTGCAACTTTTGTAGAGTTTTCCGCCCTGTACCTCCTTGCTCCTCTTTTATATATATTTCTTCATATTCTTCACAAACGGCAGAAAAACTCGGTAGTTTTGTTTCTATGCGCTTGTAGTTCTGCTTTTGCCATACTTTTCATAGTATTGCATCTGCTTAACATTGTTCATATACATCATTTTCAGGTGCCTTACTATTTCATGTCTGCAATTGGCCTTGTTATGCTTATTATTTATGTTTACAAGGACCTGCATTACAAATCCAAGAATTTGTCCCGTTTCATTTTGATGCTTGGGTTGTGTACTATCGTAACCACTTTGCTGATTTATGAAATCACAAGCGCACTAAAGCTTTTTGTTGATTACAGACAGGCCTCAGTGCTAAGCATGCTAGTTTCCCTGGGAGCCCTTTTCTTCGTCATTTGTCAGCTTCTCAATCATTTCATCTTTATGACAAGAATGTTTGCTCAGAGAAAAGAGTATGCTTCACTTACTCAAATTGCTTATATTGACAACCTTACAGATATTCCAAACAGAGTAAGCTGCGACAAAAGGCTTTTGGAACTCGCTGATACTACCAGTGATTACTGTATTCTAAGTCTTGATCTAAACGGGCTCAAAGAGGTCAATGACAACTCCGGTCATCCGGCAGGTGACAGACTTCTTAAATCTTTTTCTGCCGCCCTCAAAGAAGTATTTGAAGGAACCGGAGAATATTTCAGAGTCGGTGGTGATGAGTTTCTGGTTCTCTTTACCAGTATTGAAAAAGATGTTCTCGACGGAATGTTAATGACGCTTGATGCCAAGTTGTTAAAGCTTGATGAAGAAGATCCGGAAGCCAATCACAGCGTTTCTTACGGTTATGCCTACAGTTCGGAGGCTCCTGAGCACGACACCCACACTGTCTATATGCTTGCAGATCAAAGAATGTATGAGTATAAGAGAAAATATTATAGTCATCTGACGACAAGATAG
- the nrdG gene encoding anaerobic ribonucleoside-triphosphate reductase activating protein, with protein MNYGQVYYNDVANGVGCRTAFFVSGCTHHCKGCFNEMTWDFNYGVPYTKEVEDEIVESLKPDYIAGLTILGGEPMEIVNQKEIRPLLERIKREVPKATIWIYSGYTWEELTDKDNKRCHGEDTDAILSMTDVLVDGEFMLDKKDLMLRFRGSSNQRVIDVPQTLKSESVVLSKYNDRDESRKL; from the coding sequence ATGAACTACGGACAGGTTTATTACAACGATGTTGCCAATGGAGTAGGTTGTAGGACAGCCTTTTTTGTAAGCGGATGTACTCATCACTGTAAAGGGTGTTTTAACGAAATGACCTGGGACTTTAATTATGGAGTACCTTATACCAAAGAAGTCGAGGATGAGATTGTTGAGTCGCTTAAGCCTGACTATATTGCAGGACTTACAATTCTCGGCGGAGAACCAATGGAAATCGTCAATCAGAAGGAAATTCGTCCTCTTCTTGAGAGGATAAAAAGAGAAGTTCCCAAGGCCACTATTTGGATTTATTCAGGTTATACATGGGAAGAGCTTACAGACAAAGATAATAAAAGATGCCATGGAGAGGATACAGATGCGATCCTCTCGATGACAGATGTTCTGGTTGATGGCGAATTTATGCTTGATAAAAAAGACCTCATGCTAAGATTTAGAGGGTCTTCTAATCAAAGAGTCATTGACGTACCTCAAACTCTAAAAAGTGAAAGTGTAGTATTGTCAAAATATAATGACAGAGATGAATCAAGGAAATTATGA
- the proS gene encoding proline--tRNA ligase produces MADNKKLVAEITSMDEDFTQWYTDVCIKADLVSYSNIKGCMVIKPAGYAIWELIQKHLDARFKETGVQNAYLPMFIPESLLQKEKDHVEGFAPEVAWVTHGGLEPLTERYCVRPTSETLFCDYYKGEIHSYKDLPQVLNQWCSVVRWEKETRPFLRSREFLWQEGHTAHATFEEAEERTQQMLNVYADFLENDMAIPVIKGQKTEKEKFAGAEATYTVEALMHDGRALQSATSHNFGDGFAKAFGIQYAGKDNQLHYVNQTSWGLTTRTIGAMIMVHGDNSGLVVPPKIAPIQVVVIPIQQKKEGVLEAANKIAESLAGFRVKVDSTDRTPGFKFAEQEMRGIPVRVEIGPKDLEAGKCVLCRRDTREKIECAIDEVPAKMAELLDQIQKDMFNRAKAHLEAHTFAAHNKEEFAEAFKETKGFVKAMWCGCRECEDKIKEDYNVTSRCIPFEQEQLSDTCVVCGKPATKMVYWGRAY; encoded by the coding sequence ATGGCAGACAACAAGAAATTAGTAGCAGAAATCACGTCCATGGATGAGGATTTCACACAGTGGTACACAGATGTGTGCATCAAGGCAGACCTTGTAAGTTACTCGAATATCAAGGGATGTATGGTAATCAAGCCTGCAGGTTATGCAATCTGGGAGCTTATTCAGAAACATCTTGATGCAAGATTCAAGGAAACAGGAGTGCAGAACGCTTATCTTCCTATGTTCATTCCTGAGTCACTTCTTCAGAAGGAGAAGGATCACGTTGAGGGATTTGCTCCTGAGGTAGCATGGGTAACACACGGCGGACTTGAGCCACTTACAGAGAGATACTGCGTTCGTCCTACATCAGAAACTCTTTTCTGCGATTACTATAAGGGAGAAATCCATTCATACAAGGATCTTCCTCAGGTTCTCAACCAGTGGTGCAGTGTAGTTCGTTGGGAAAAAGAGACAAGACCTTTCCTTAGAAGCCGTGAATTCCTCTGGCAGGAAGGACACACAGCACACGCTACTTTTGAAGAGGCAGAAGAGCGTACACAGCAGATGCTGAATGTATATGCTGATTTCCTTGAGAATGATATGGCTATTCCTGTTATCAAGGGACAGAAGACAGAAAAAGAAAAATTTGCTGGAGCAGAAGCTACATATACAGTTGAGGCTCTTATGCATGACGGACGTGCTCTTCAGAGCGCAACCAGCCATAACTTTGGTGATGGTTTTGCTAAGGCATTTGGAATTCAGTATGCAGGCAAGGATAATCAGCTTCACTATGTAAACCAGACTTCATGGGGACTTACAACTCGTACAATCGGTGCTATGATCATGGTACATGGCGATAATTCAGGACTTGTTGTACCTCCTAAGATCGCTCCTATCCAGGTTGTTGTTATTCCTATTCAGCAGAAGAAGGAAGGCGTTCTTGAGGCTGCAAACAAGATCGCTGAGAGCCTTGCAGGTTTCAGAGTTAAGGTGGATTCAACAGACAGAACTCCAGGATTTAAGTTTGCTGAGCAGGAAATGAGAGGAATCCCTGTTCGTGTTGAAATCGGACCTAAGGATCTCGAGGCTGGCAAGTGCGTTCTTTGCCGTCGTGATACAAGAGAAAAGATCGAATGTGCTATTGATGAAGTTCCAGCTAAGATGGCAGAGCTTCTTGATCAGATCCAGAAGGATATGTTTAACAGAGCTAAGGCACATCTCGAGGCACATACATTTGCAGCTCACAACAAGGAAGAGTTTGCTGAGGCATTCAAGGAGACTAAGGGCTTTGTTAAGGCCATGTGGTGCGGATGCCGCGAGTGCGAAGATAAGATCAAGGAAGATTACAATGTTACCAGCCGTTGTATTCCATTTGAGCAGGAACAGCTTTCTGACACATGCGTCGTTTGCGGAAAGCCTGCAACCAAGATGGTTTATTGGGGAAGAGCATATTAA
- a CDS encoding GGDEF domain-containing protein, which yields MKYQKYIKQAILVFSLLLIVLFAILSWIFSKRIVLPLDSVTVLENNWTIDSKGQLIYSEQVSQTNIGIINELEKVTITRVLEDAGFDNLCLSFSSIHSIVHVYLDNNLIYSYGQKYYDAQQIVPKKNHYISLGNTYAGKLLTIELISSRNGAFSGLPKIYIGTRDDILTQDLHNGAIAIIVGGFLFVFGILLVILSPYLFFYHNNDLRIFFSGLISMMLGIYIMAFYRIFDLLLDNSLLNTILEYTALYCIPTLIMGYLMCVYTGIVKKLFASLFVLDIILFMISIGTHLSHYARFSDFTAVLHTVSVIEFIISVILIFRDYTNNKKNNIRNIYSTDNIFVFGLLAFMTLSIVDMLRYNLYKYGAGGGETNATLVGATIGALIFVICLMISYLYYNIFSANIASMQSKIIDLAYTDSLTGLSNRARCEQLMQMISEEHGLYAIISLDLNKLKFVNDTLGHHEGDRLLTGFATILSDCFWDANLVGRMGGDEFIVILLEDRTLNLTKRIHELYTIISDWNHKEQVFQYSASYGYAYSYEVPNGSASEVYMLADSRMYEMKKEHRESGQEVTQNA from the coding sequence ATGAAATATCAAAAATATATAAAGCAGGCAATACTTGTTTTTTCCCTATTGCTTATTGTTCTTTTTGCCATTTTGTCATGGATCTTTTCAAAGCGAATAGTCCTTCCTCTTGATTCTGTAACCGTTTTGGAGAATAACTGGACAATCGATAGCAAGGGACAGCTTATTTATAGCGAGCAAGTATCACAAACTAATATTGGTATAATAAACGAGCTTGAAAAAGTCACCATCACAAGAGTCTTAGAAGATGCTGGCTTTGATAACCTATGCCTTTCTTTCTCTTCAATCCACTCCATAGTTCATGTTTATCTTGATAACAATCTTATATATTCCTACGGTCAAAAGTATTATGATGCCCAGCAAATTGTTCCCAAAAAGAATCACTATATTTCTCTTGGAAATACCTATGCCGGTAAACTTCTGACCATAGAACTTATCAGCAGTAGAAACGGAGCCTTTTCTGGCTTGCCCAAAATATACATTGGCACAAGAGACGATATTCTGACTCAGGATCTTCATAATGGTGCAATTGCAATTATAGTCGGTGGTTTCTTGTTTGTTTTTGGAATCTTATTAGTCATTTTATCCCCGTATTTGTTTTTCTATCACAACAATGATTTACGAATTTTTTTCAGCGGGCTTATATCTATGATGCTTGGCATATATATAATGGCCTTTTATAGAATTTTTGATCTATTGCTGGATAACAGCCTTCTTAATACGATATTGGAATATACCGCTCTTTATTGTATTCCCACTCTGATCATGGGATACCTGATGTGTGTTTATACCGGTATAGTCAAAAAGCTTTTTGCCTCTTTATTTGTGCTGGATATTATTCTTTTCATGATCTCCATAGGCACGCATCTGTCTCACTATGCAAGATTTTCAGACTTTACAGCGGTTCTTCACACTGTTTCCGTAATTGAATTTATTATATCCGTTATTCTTATCTTTAGAGATTACACCAACAACAAAAAGAACAATATCAGAAATATATATTCAACAGATAATATATTTGTATTCGGTCTTTTAGCTTTTATGACTCTCTCAATTGTTGATATGTTACGGTATAATCTATACAAATATGGAGCAGGCGGAGGCGAAACCAATGCAACACTTGTCGGAGCCACCATTGGTGCACTCATATTCGTTATCTGCCTGATGATCAGTTATCTTTATTACAATATTTTCAGCGCAAATATTGCATCCATGCAGAGTAAGATCATTGACCTTGCCTACACCGATTCATTGACAGGTCTCTCCAACAGGGCGCGATGTGAGCAGTTGATGCAAATGATATCTGAGGAACATGGTTTGTATGCCATTATAAGTCTTGATCTTAATAAACTTAAATTTGTGAATGATACCCTTGGCCATCACGAAGGTGACCGCCTTCTTACAGGTTTTGCGACTATTTTGTCCGACTGTTTCTGGGATGCGAACCTTGTTGGCAGAATGGGTGGAGATGAATTTATAGTAATTCTTTTGGAGGATCGCACTCTCAATCTTACCAAACGAATCCATGAACTTTACACCATAATCAGCGATTGGAATCATAAAGAACAAGTCTTCCAATACAGTGCCTCTTATGGTTATGCCTATAGCTACGAAGTTCCAAACGGTTCTGCAAGTGAAGTCTACATGCTGGCCGACAGCAGAATGTATGAAATGAAAAAGGAGCATCGCGAATCTGGACAGGAGGTGACACAAAATGCGTAA
- a CDS encoding SH3 domain-containing protein: MADKITNFEDYKKKGNVEDTTDIDIQIEDPYNFFNEQEREEYFQERQKELSKDKEKTAPEHKSVRPVHEEKAENTDTDDVRDEEPKRLKEPEEIIEPVRRRTHHREKPPVDEDYDEEPDEEYDEDDNEDSEDDAEDEGGFPIELLIRISSIITGILILAFLAIVAKVKIYDKYFAPDPDEVQTVQVALPAGYTDKNDTVVVTAEKLNLRTVDNSQSDSTIVTSVPKGTELNRVAVNSDGTWALVDYNGQRVYASMKYLTEK, translated from the coding sequence TTGGCGGATAAGATTACTAATTTTGAAGACTACAAGAAAAAAGGCAACGTCGAAGATACAACAGATATCGATATTCAGATAGAAGATCCATACAATTTCTTCAACGAACAGGAAAGAGAAGAGTATTTTCAGGAGAGACAGAAGGAGTTATCCAAGGATAAAGAAAAGACAGCTCCGGAGCATAAGTCTGTAAGACCTGTGCACGAAGAAAAAGCTGAAAATACTGATACTGACGATGTTCGGGACGAGGAACCAAAAAGACTTAAAGAGCCCGAAGAAATTATTGAGCCTGTTCGCAGGAGGACTCATCACAGAGAGAAACCGCCTGTGGATGAGGATTATGATGAAGAACCAGACGAGGAATATGATGAGGATGATAATGAAGACAGTGAAGATGACGCCGAGGACGAAGGCGGATTCCCAATTGAGCTTCTGATAAGGATATCATCAATCATTACAGGTATTTTGATACTGGCGTTTCTTGCTATAGTAGCTAAAGTCAAGATTTATGATAAGTATTTTGCACCAGATCCTGATGAGGTGCAGACTGTTCAGGTTGCGCTTCCAGCCGGATATACCGACAAGAATGACACTGTTGTCGTTACTGCTGAGAAACTTAATCTCAGAACCGTCGATAATTCTCAGAGTGATTCAACGATAGTAACTTCTGTTCCAAAGGGAACCGAGTTAAACAGAGTAGCAGTAAACTCGGATGGGACATGGGCGCTTGTGGATTATAACGGTCAGAGAGTGTATGCGTCCATGAAGTATCTGACAGAGAAATAA
- the nrdD gene encoding anaerobic ribonucleoside-triphosphate reductase: MKIIKRSGKEVDFDVSKISAAIEKANKEVTEEKRLTHGQIIDIATGVEKLCATLTRAASVEEIQDMVEDGLMRAGKFDVARKYITYRYKHALVRKSNTTDEQIMSLIECSNEEVKQENSNKNPTVNSVQRDYMAGEVSKDITRRFLLPEDVVKAHEEGLIHFHDSDYFAQHMHNCCLVNLEDMLQNGTVISETMIERPKSFSTACNIATQAIAQIASSQYGGQSITLSHLVPFVDVSRQKFRKEVALEFETAGVKVNKKQVDEIAEMRVRKEIERGCQVIQYQVITLMTTNGQAPFITVFMYLDEVPEGQQREDLALVIEEMLKQRILGVKNEKGQLITPAFPKLIYVLDEDNIHEDSKYWYLTELAAKCTAKRLVPDYISAKKMKELKKGDVYPCMGCRSFLTPDSEENAEGLCNKGNKSHARNYEEGDHKYYGRFNQGVVTINLVDVACSSFKDEEKFWAILEERTELCKRALMCRHERLLGTPSDVAPILWQNGALARLQKGEVIDPLLFGNYSTISLGYAGLCECTKYMKGVSHTDPRGKDFALKVMQFLNDKCAKWRAETNVAFSLYGTPLESTTYKFAKCLQKRFGIIPEVTDKNYITNSYHVHVTEQIDAFTKLKFESEFQALSPGGAISYVEVPDMNSNIEAVISVMKYIYDNIMYAELNTKSDYCQCCGYDGEIKIVTDKDGKLVWECPNCGNRNQDKMNVARRTCGYIGTQFWNQGRTQEIKERVLHMSNPKL, from the coding sequence ATGAAGATTATCAAAAGAAGTGGCAAAGAAGTAGACTTTGATGTCAGCAAGATTTCTGCAGCTATTGAGAAAGCGAATAAAGAGGTAACTGAGGAGAAGAGACTGACACATGGCCAGATAATCGACATAGCTACCGGAGTAGAGAAGCTCTGCGCAACTCTTACACGTGCGGCAAGTGTCGAGGAAATCCAGGATATGGTCGAAGATGGCCTCATGAGAGCCGGTAAATTTGATGTTGCCAGAAAATATATTACTTACAGATACAAGCATGCTCTTGTCAGAAAGTCCAATACAACTGACGAGCAGATCATGTCTCTTATCGAGTGCAGTAACGAGGAGGTTAAGCAGGAGAATTCCAACAAGAATCCTACGGTTAACAGCGTTCAAAGAGACTATATGGCAGGTGAAGTCAGCAAGGATATTACCAGAAGATTCCTTTTGCCTGAGGATGTTGTTAAGGCCCATGAAGAGGGACTTATCCACTTCCATGATTCAGATTATTTTGCTCAGCATATGCACAACTGCTGTCTTGTAAACCTTGAGGATATGCTCCAGAACGGAACAGTTATTTCTGAGACAATGATCGAGCGTCCCAAGAGCTTTTCAACAGCCTGCAATATTGCAACGCAGGCAATTGCGCAGATTGCAAGCTCACAGTACGGTGGACAGAGTATCACTCTTTCACATCTTGTTCCATTTGTTGATGTCAGCAGACAGAAATTCCGTAAGGAAGTAGCCCTTGAGTTTGAAACCGCAGGAGTCAAGGTCAACAAGAAGCAGGTTGATGAGATCGCTGAGATGAGAGTCAGAAAGGAAATTGAGAGAGGATGCCAGGTTATCCAGTACCAGGTAATCACTCTTATGACTACAAATGGTCAGGCTCCTTTCATTACAGTATTTATGTATCTCGATGAGGTTCCTGAGGGACAGCAGAGAGAAGACCTTGCGCTTGTTATTGAGGAGATGCTCAAGCAGCGTATCCTTGGAGTTAAGAATGAGAAGGGACAGCTTATCACACCGGCATTCCCTAAGCTCATATATGTTCTTGATGAAGATAATATCCATGAGGATTCCAAGTACTGGTATCTTACTGAGCTGGCTGCTAAGTGCACAGCTAAGAGACTTGTTCCTGATTACATCTCAGCCAAGAAGATGAAGGAACTTAAAAAGGGTGATGTTTATCCATGTATGGGATGCAGATCATTCCTGACACCTGATAGTGAGGAAAATGCAGAGGGGCTTTGCAATAAGGGTAACAAGTCACATGCACGTAACTATGAGGAGGGCGACCACAAATACTACGGCCGTTTCAATCAGGGTGTTGTTACGATCAACCTTGTAGATGTTGCCTGCTCTTCATTCAAGGATGAGGAGAAGTTCTGGGCTATCCTCGAAGAGAGAACTGAACTCTGCAAGAGAGCACTTATGTGCAGACACGAAAGGCTCCTTGGAACTCCTTCAGATGTTGCACCAATCCTTTGGCAGAATGGAGCACTTGCGAGACTTCAGAAGGGTGAAGTGATTGATCCGCTTCTTTTTGGCAATTACTCAACAATTTCACTTGGATATGCAGGACTTTGCGAATGTACCAAGTATATGAAGGGCGTATCCCATACTGACCCAAGAGGCAAGGATTTTGCACTTAAGGTAATGCAGTTCCTCAATGATAAATGTGCTAAGTGGAGAGCTGAGACAAATGTAGCATTCAGTCTGTACGGAACACCACTTGAGTCAACTACTTATAAGTTTGCTAAGTGCCTTCAGAAGCGTTTTGGTATTATTCCGGAAGTTACAGACAAGAACTACATTACTAACAGCTATCATGTTCATGTAACAGAGCAGATCGATGCATTTACCAAGCTTAAGTTCGAATCTGAGTTCCAGGCTCTTTCACCAGGAGGAGCTATCAGCTACGTTGAGGTTCCTGATATGAACAGCAACATTGAAGCTGTAATTTCAGTTATGAAGTATATTTACGATAACATCATGTATGCTGAGCTTAACACTAAGTCAGACTACTGCCAGTGCTGTGGCTATGACGGAGAAATCAAGATAGTTACAGATAAAGACGGCAAGCTTGTTTGGGAGTGTCCTAACTGCGGCAACCGCAATCAGGATAAGATGAATGTAGCACGTCGTACATGCGGATATATCGGAACACAGTTCTGGAATCAGGGACGTACTCAGGAAATTAAAGAGAGAGTACTTCACATGAGCAATCCAAAGCTTTGA